One stretch of Salarias fasciatus chromosome 19, fSalaFa1.1, whole genome shotgun sequence DNA includes these proteins:
- the kdm1a gene encoding lysine-specific histone demethylase 1A isoform X4 produces MDITRCPEKWVKQDKERPPTSSIMLSSKKSDAGSSSSSSSSSIGAAGGERAPGPDAQTGTSASAAGALDSKKKERSSPSGEPGGAPLPHPSGPGGMDQDSAEVRRTSRRKRAKVEYREMDESLANLSEDEYYSEEERNAKAEKERKQVIPPPAPPVEEENDSEPEEPSGVEGAAFQSRLPHDRMTSQEAACFPDIISGPQQTQKVFLYIRNRTLQLWLDNPKIQLTFEATAQQLEAPYNSDAVLVHRIHSYLERHGLINFGIYKRVKPLPTKKTGKVIVIGGGVSGLAAARQLQSFGMDVTVLEARDRVGGRVATFRKGNYVADLGAMVVTGLGGNPMAVVSKQVNMELAKIKQKCPLYEANGQAGERCTSVPKEKDEMVEQEFNRLLEATSYLSHQLDFNFLNNKPVSLGQALEVVIQLQEKHVKDEQIEHWKKIVKTQEDLRDLLNKMVTTKERVKELHQQYKEASEVKPPRDITAEFLVKSKHRDLTALCKEYDELVEMQVKLEEKLQELEANPPSDVYLSSRDRQILDWHFANLEFANATPLSTLSLKHWDQDDDFEFTGSHLTVRNGYSCVPVALAEGLDIKLNTAVRQVRYTASGCEVIAVNTRSTTQTFIYKCDAVLCTLPLGVLKQQPPAVQFVPPLPEWKTSAIQRMGFGNLNKVVLCFDRVFWDPSVNLFGHVGSTTASRGELFLFWNLYKAPILLALMAGEAAGIMENISDDVIVGRCLAILKGIFGSSAVPQPKETVVTRWRADPWARGSYSYVAAGSSGNDYDLMAQPITPGPAIPGASQPVPRLFFAGEHTIRNYPATVHGALLSGLREAGRIADQFLGAMYTLPRQATPTAAATTNPQQAQPTASV; encoded by the exons ATGGATATTACCAGGTGCCCGGAGAAATGGGTAAAACAAGACAAG gAGAGGCCTCCGACTTCCTCCATAATGCTGTCCAGTAAAAAGTCCGATGCgggctcttcctcctcctcctcttcatcgtcTATTGGAGCAGCGGGAGGGGAAAGAGCCCCAGGTCCTGATGCCCAGACCGGCACCTCAGCGTCGGCTGCAGGAGCTCTGGATTCTAAGAAGAAAGAGAGGTCTTCCCCCAGCGGGGAACCTGGCGGTGCCCCCCTGCCTCATCCGTCAGGCCCTGGGGGGATGGACCAGGACTCGGCTGAAGTTCGCAGAACTAGTCGGCGGAAGCGAGCAAAA GTGGAGTACCGCGAGATGGACGAAAGCCTCGCCAATCTATCGGAAGACGAGTACTactctgaggaggagaggaacgcCAAGGCGGAAAAGGAAAGGAAGCAGGTCATTCCTCCTCCGGCTCCACCTGTAGAAGAGGAGAACGACAGTGAACCAGAGGAACCATCTG GTGTGGAAGGAGCCGCTTTCCAGAGCCGGCTTCCTCACGACCGCATGACATCCCAGGAAGCCGCCTGCTTTCCTGACATCATCAGTGGACCCCAGCAGACCCAGAAGGTTTTCCTGTACATCCGAAACCGCACC CTCCAACTGTGGCTGGACAACCCGAAAATCCAGCTCACCTTCGAGGCCACAGCACAGCAGCTTGAAGCTCCATATAACA GTGACGCCGTGTTGGTTCACAGGATACACAGCTACTTGGAGAGACATGGTCTCATTAACTTTGGCATCTACAAGAGGGTCAAGCCTTTACCCA CAAAGAAAACCGGCAAAGTAATAGTGATCGGTGGAGGCGTGTCCGGCCTCGCTGCAGCCAGgcagctgcagagttttggGATGGATGTTACAGTACTGGAAGCCAGG GATCGCGTTGGTGGCAGAGTGGCTACTTTCAGGAAAGGGAACTACGTTGCTGATCTGGGAGCCATGGTTGTTACAGGACTGG GAGGGAATCCGATGGCGGTGGTCAGCAAGCAGGTGAACATGGAGCTGGCGAAGATCAAACAGAAATGTCCGCTCTATGAAGCCAATGGCCAAGCC GGTGAACGGTGCACGAGT gtgcCAAAAGAAAAGGACGAGATGGTGGAGCAGGAGTTCAACCGGCTGCTGGAGGCCACCTCGTACCTCAGCCACCAACTGGACTTCAACTTCCTCAATAACAAGCCCGTGTCTCTGGGTCAGGCCCTGGAGGTGGTCATACA GCTGCAGGAGAAGCACGTAAAAGACGAGCAGATAGAACACTGGAAAAAGATCGTCAAGACTCAGGAAGACCTCCGGGATCTTCTCAACAAG ATGGTGACTACAAAGGAGCGCGTGAAGGAGCTCCACCAGCAGTACAAAGAGGCGAGCGAAGTGAAGCCTCCCAGAGACATCACGGCCGAGTTCCTGGTGAAGAGCAAGCACCGCGACCTCACGGCCCTCtgcaag GAGTACGACGAGCTGGTGGAGATGCaggtgaagctggaggagaagctccaggagctggaggccaaTCCGCCCAG CGATGTTTACCTGTCATCCCGGGATCGGCAGATCCTGGACTGGCACTTCGCCAACTTGGAGTTTGCCAACGCCACgcccctctccaccctctctctaAAGCACTGGGATCAG GATGATGACTTCGAGTTCACCGGCAGCCACCTGACTGTAAGAAATGGTTATTCGTGTGTTCCCGTGGCGCTGGCTGAGGGGCTGGACATCAAACTGAATACGGCGGTGCGGCAGGTCCGATACACGGCGTCTG GCTGTGAGGTGATCGCCGTGAACACTCGCTCCACGACGCAGACCTTCATATACAAGTGCGACGCGGTGCTGTGCACGCTGCCCCTCGGCGTGCTGAAGCAGCAGCCGCCCGCCGTCCAGTTCGTCCCGCCGCTGCCGGAGTGGAAGACGTCGGCCATCCAGAGGATGGGCTTCGGCAACCTCAACAAG gtGGTGCTGTGTTTCGACCGGGTGTTCTGGGATCCCAGCGTCAACCTGTTCGGTCACGTCGGCTCCACCACGGCGAGCCGGGGCgagctcttcctcttctggaACCTCTACAAAG CCCCGATCCTCCTGGCTCTGATGGCCGGCGAGGCCGCCGGCATCATGGAGAACATCAGCGACGACGTTATCGTCGGACGCTGCCTGGCCATCCTCAAGGGAATATTTGGGAGTAGCGCCGTGCCGCAG CCGAAGGAAACTGTGGTCACCCGCTGGCGCGCCGACCCGTGGGCGAGGGGCTCGTACTCGTACGTGGCGGCAGGCTCCTCGGGGAACGACTACGACCTCATGGCGCAGCCCATCACGCCGGGCCCGGCCATACCGGGAGCCTCTCAG CCCGTGCCTCGTCTCTTCTTCGCCGGCGAACACACCATCAGGAACTACCCCGCCACCGTCCACGGCGCGCTGCTCAGCGGCCTCCGCGAGGCCGGGCGCATCGCCGACCAGTTCCTGGGCGCCATGTACACGCTGCCCCGGCAGGCCACGCCCAcggccgccgccaccaccaacCCGCAGCAGGCCCAGCCCACCGCCAGCGTCTGA
- the kdm1a gene encoding lysine-specific histone demethylase 1A isoform X1, which yields MDITRCPEKWVKQDKERPPTSSIMLSSKKSDAGSSSSSSSSSIGAAGGERAPGPDAQTGTSASAAGALDSKKKERSSPSGEPGGAPLPHPSGPGGMDQDSAEVRRTSRRKRAKQVEYREMDESLANLSEDEYYSEEERNAKAEKERKQVIPPPAPPVEEENDSEPEEPSGVEGAAFQSRLPHDRMTSQEAACFPDIISGPQQTQKVFLYIRNRTLQLWLDNPKIQLTFEATAQQLEAPYNSDAVLVHRIHSYLERHGLINFGIYKRVKPLPTKKTGKVIVIGGGVSGLAAARQLQSFGMDVTVLEARDRVGGRVATFRKGNYVADLGAMVVTGLGGNPMAVVSKQVNMELAKIKQKCPLYEANGQAVSGERCTSVPKEKDEMVEQEFNRLLEATSYLSHQLDFNFLNNKPVSLGQALEVVIQLQEKHVKDEQIEHWKKIVKTQEDLRDLLNKMVTTKERVKELHQQYKEASEVKPPRDITAEFLVKSKHRDLTALCKEYDELVEMQVKLEEKLQELEANPPSDVYLSSRDRQILDWHFANLEFANATPLSTLSLKHWDQDDDFEFTGSHLTVRNGYSCVPVALAEGLDIKLNTAVRQVRYTASGCEVIAVNTRSTTQTFIYKCDAVLCTLPLGVLKQQPPAVQFVPPLPEWKTSAIQRMGFGNLNKVVLCFDRVFWDPSVNLFGHVGSTTASRGELFLFWNLYKAPILLALMAGEAAGIMENISDDVIVGRCLAILKGIFGSSAVPQPKETVVTRWRADPWARGSYSYVAAGSSGNDYDLMAQPITPGPAIPGASQPVPRLFFAGEHTIRNYPATVHGALLSGLREAGRIADQFLGAMYTLPRQATPTAAATTNPQQAQPTASV from the exons ATGGATATTACCAGGTGCCCGGAGAAATGGGTAAAACAAGACAAG gAGAGGCCTCCGACTTCCTCCATAATGCTGTCCAGTAAAAAGTCCGATGCgggctcttcctcctcctcctcttcatcgtcTATTGGAGCAGCGGGAGGGGAAAGAGCCCCAGGTCCTGATGCCCAGACCGGCACCTCAGCGTCGGCTGCAGGAGCTCTGGATTCTAAGAAGAAAGAGAGGTCTTCCCCCAGCGGGGAACCTGGCGGTGCCCCCCTGCCTCATCCGTCAGGCCCTGGGGGGATGGACCAGGACTCGGCTGAAGTTCGCAGAACTAGTCGGCGGAAGCGAGCAAAA CAGGTGGAGTACCGCGAGATGGACGAAAGCCTCGCCAATCTATCGGAAGACGAGTACTactctgaggaggagaggaacgcCAAGGCGGAAAAGGAAAGGAAGCAGGTCATTCCTCCTCCGGCTCCACCTGTAGAAGAGGAGAACGACAGTGAACCAGAGGAACCATCTG GTGTGGAAGGAGCCGCTTTCCAGAGCCGGCTTCCTCACGACCGCATGACATCCCAGGAAGCCGCCTGCTTTCCTGACATCATCAGTGGACCCCAGCAGACCCAGAAGGTTTTCCTGTACATCCGAAACCGCACC CTCCAACTGTGGCTGGACAACCCGAAAATCCAGCTCACCTTCGAGGCCACAGCACAGCAGCTTGAAGCTCCATATAACA GTGACGCCGTGTTGGTTCACAGGATACACAGCTACTTGGAGAGACATGGTCTCATTAACTTTGGCATCTACAAGAGGGTCAAGCCTTTACCCA CAAAGAAAACCGGCAAAGTAATAGTGATCGGTGGAGGCGTGTCCGGCCTCGCTGCAGCCAGgcagctgcagagttttggGATGGATGTTACAGTACTGGAAGCCAGG GATCGCGTTGGTGGCAGAGTGGCTACTTTCAGGAAAGGGAACTACGTTGCTGATCTGGGAGCCATGGTTGTTACAGGACTGG GAGGGAATCCGATGGCGGTGGTCAGCAAGCAGGTGAACATGGAGCTGGCGAAGATCAAACAGAAATGTCCGCTCTATGAAGCCAATGGCCAAGCCGTGAGT GGTGAACGGTGCACGAGT gtgcCAAAAGAAAAGGACGAGATGGTGGAGCAGGAGTTCAACCGGCTGCTGGAGGCCACCTCGTACCTCAGCCACCAACTGGACTTCAACTTCCTCAATAACAAGCCCGTGTCTCTGGGTCAGGCCCTGGAGGTGGTCATACA GCTGCAGGAGAAGCACGTAAAAGACGAGCAGATAGAACACTGGAAAAAGATCGTCAAGACTCAGGAAGACCTCCGGGATCTTCTCAACAAG ATGGTGACTACAAAGGAGCGCGTGAAGGAGCTCCACCAGCAGTACAAAGAGGCGAGCGAAGTGAAGCCTCCCAGAGACATCACGGCCGAGTTCCTGGTGAAGAGCAAGCACCGCGACCTCACGGCCCTCtgcaag GAGTACGACGAGCTGGTGGAGATGCaggtgaagctggaggagaagctccaggagctggaggccaaTCCGCCCAG CGATGTTTACCTGTCATCCCGGGATCGGCAGATCCTGGACTGGCACTTCGCCAACTTGGAGTTTGCCAACGCCACgcccctctccaccctctctctaAAGCACTGGGATCAG GATGATGACTTCGAGTTCACCGGCAGCCACCTGACTGTAAGAAATGGTTATTCGTGTGTTCCCGTGGCGCTGGCTGAGGGGCTGGACATCAAACTGAATACGGCGGTGCGGCAGGTCCGATACACGGCGTCTG GCTGTGAGGTGATCGCCGTGAACACTCGCTCCACGACGCAGACCTTCATATACAAGTGCGACGCGGTGCTGTGCACGCTGCCCCTCGGCGTGCTGAAGCAGCAGCCGCCCGCCGTCCAGTTCGTCCCGCCGCTGCCGGAGTGGAAGACGTCGGCCATCCAGAGGATGGGCTTCGGCAACCTCAACAAG gtGGTGCTGTGTTTCGACCGGGTGTTCTGGGATCCCAGCGTCAACCTGTTCGGTCACGTCGGCTCCACCACGGCGAGCCGGGGCgagctcttcctcttctggaACCTCTACAAAG CCCCGATCCTCCTGGCTCTGATGGCCGGCGAGGCCGCCGGCATCATGGAGAACATCAGCGACGACGTTATCGTCGGACGCTGCCTGGCCATCCTCAAGGGAATATTTGGGAGTAGCGCCGTGCCGCAG CCGAAGGAAACTGTGGTCACCCGCTGGCGCGCCGACCCGTGGGCGAGGGGCTCGTACTCGTACGTGGCGGCAGGCTCCTCGGGGAACGACTACGACCTCATGGCGCAGCCCATCACGCCGGGCCCGGCCATACCGGGAGCCTCTCAG CCCGTGCCTCGTCTCTTCTTCGCCGGCGAACACACCATCAGGAACTACCCCGCCACCGTCCACGGCGCGCTGCTCAGCGGCCTCCGCGAGGCCGGGCGCATCGCCGACCAGTTCCTGGGCGCCATGTACACGCTGCCCCGGCAGGCCACGCCCAcggccgccgccaccaccaacCCGCAGCAGGCCCAGCCCACCGCCAGCGTCTGA
- the kdm1a gene encoding lysine-specific histone demethylase 1A isoform X5, giving the protein MDITRCPEKWERPPTSSIMLSSKKSDAGSSSSSSSSSIGAAGGERAPGPDAQTGTSASAAGALDSKKKERSSPSGEPGGAPLPHPSGPGGMDQDSAEVRRTSRRKRAKQVEYREMDESLANLSEDEYYSEEERNAKAEKERKQVIPPPAPPVEEENDSEPEEPSGVEGAAFQSRLPHDRMTSQEAACFPDIISGPQQTQKVFLYIRNRTLQLWLDNPKIQLTFEATAQQLEAPYNSDAVLVHRIHSYLERHGLINFGIYKRVKPLPTKKTGKVIVIGGGVSGLAAARQLQSFGMDVTVLEARDRVGGRVATFRKGNYVADLGAMVVTGLGGNPMAVVSKQVNMELAKIKQKCPLYEANGQAVSGERCTSVPKEKDEMVEQEFNRLLEATSYLSHQLDFNFLNNKPVSLGQALEVVIQLQEKHVKDEQIEHWKKIVKTQEDLRDLLNKMVTTKERVKELHQQYKEASEVKPPRDITAEFLVKSKHRDLTALCKEYDELVEMQVKLEEKLQELEANPPSDVYLSSRDRQILDWHFANLEFANATPLSTLSLKHWDQDDDFEFTGSHLTVRNGYSCVPVALAEGLDIKLNTAVRQVRYTASGCEVIAVNTRSTTQTFIYKCDAVLCTLPLGVLKQQPPAVQFVPPLPEWKTSAIQRMGFGNLNKVVLCFDRVFWDPSVNLFGHVGSTTASRGELFLFWNLYKAPILLALMAGEAAGIMENISDDVIVGRCLAILKGIFGSSAVPQPKETVVTRWRADPWARGSYSYVAAGSSGNDYDLMAQPITPGPAIPGASQPVPRLFFAGEHTIRNYPATVHGALLSGLREAGRIADQFLGAMYTLPRQATPTAAATTNPQQAQPTASV; this is encoded by the exons ATGGATATTACCAGGTGCCCGGAGAAATGG gAGAGGCCTCCGACTTCCTCCATAATGCTGTCCAGTAAAAAGTCCGATGCgggctcttcctcctcctcctcttcatcgtcTATTGGAGCAGCGGGAGGGGAAAGAGCCCCAGGTCCTGATGCCCAGACCGGCACCTCAGCGTCGGCTGCAGGAGCTCTGGATTCTAAGAAGAAAGAGAGGTCTTCCCCCAGCGGGGAACCTGGCGGTGCCCCCCTGCCTCATCCGTCAGGCCCTGGGGGGATGGACCAGGACTCGGCTGAAGTTCGCAGAACTAGTCGGCGGAAGCGAGCAAAA CAGGTGGAGTACCGCGAGATGGACGAAAGCCTCGCCAATCTATCGGAAGACGAGTACTactctgaggaggagaggaacgcCAAGGCGGAAAAGGAAAGGAAGCAGGTCATTCCTCCTCCGGCTCCACCTGTAGAAGAGGAGAACGACAGTGAACCAGAGGAACCATCTG GTGTGGAAGGAGCCGCTTTCCAGAGCCGGCTTCCTCACGACCGCATGACATCCCAGGAAGCCGCCTGCTTTCCTGACATCATCAGTGGACCCCAGCAGACCCAGAAGGTTTTCCTGTACATCCGAAACCGCACC CTCCAACTGTGGCTGGACAACCCGAAAATCCAGCTCACCTTCGAGGCCACAGCACAGCAGCTTGAAGCTCCATATAACA GTGACGCCGTGTTGGTTCACAGGATACACAGCTACTTGGAGAGACATGGTCTCATTAACTTTGGCATCTACAAGAGGGTCAAGCCTTTACCCA CAAAGAAAACCGGCAAAGTAATAGTGATCGGTGGAGGCGTGTCCGGCCTCGCTGCAGCCAGgcagctgcagagttttggGATGGATGTTACAGTACTGGAAGCCAGG GATCGCGTTGGTGGCAGAGTGGCTACTTTCAGGAAAGGGAACTACGTTGCTGATCTGGGAGCCATGGTTGTTACAGGACTGG GAGGGAATCCGATGGCGGTGGTCAGCAAGCAGGTGAACATGGAGCTGGCGAAGATCAAACAGAAATGTCCGCTCTATGAAGCCAATGGCCAAGCCGTGAGT GGTGAACGGTGCACGAGT gtgcCAAAAGAAAAGGACGAGATGGTGGAGCAGGAGTTCAACCGGCTGCTGGAGGCCACCTCGTACCTCAGCCACCAACTGGACTTCAACTTCCTCAATAACAAGCCCGTGTCTCTGGGTCAGGCCCTGGAGGTGGTCATACA GCTGCAGGAGAAGCACGTAAAAGACGAGCAGATAGAACACTGGAAAAAGATCGTCAAGACTCAGGAAGACCTCCGGGATCTTCTCAACAAG ATGGTGACTACAAAGGAGCGCGTGAAGGAGCTCCACCAGCAGTACAAAGAGGCGAGCGAAGTGAAGCCTCCCAGAGACATCACGGCCGAGTTCCTGGTGAAGAGCAAGCACCGCGACCTCACGGCCCTCtgcaag GAGTACGACGAGCTGGTGGAGATGCaggtgaagctggaggagaagctccaggagctggaggccaaTCCGCCCAG CGATGTTTACCTGTCATCCCGGGATCGGCAGATCCTGGACTGGCACTTCGCCAACTTGGAGTTTGCCAACGCCACgcccctctccaccctctctctaAAGCACTGGGATCAG GATGATGACTTCGAGTTCACCGGCAGCCACCTGACTGTAAGAAATGGTTATTCGTGTGTTCCCGTGGCGCTGGCTGAGGGGCTGGACATCAAACTGAATACGGCGGTGCGGCAGGTCCGATACACGGCGTCTG GCTGTGAGGTGATCGCCGTGAACACTCGCTCCACGACGCAGACCTTCATATACAAGTGCGACGCGGTGCTGTGCACGCTGCCCCTCGGCGTGCTGAAGCAGCAGCCGCCCGCCGTCCAGTTCGTCCCGCCGCTGCCGGAGTGGAAGACGTCGGCCATCCAGAGGATGGGCTTCGGCAACCTCAACAAG gtGGTGCTGTGTTTCGACCGGGTGTTCTGGGATCCCAGCGTCAACCTGTTCGGTCACGTCGGCTCCACCACGGCGAGCCGGGGCgagctcttcctcttctggaACCTCTACAAAG CCCCGATCCTCCTGGCTCTGATGGCCGGCGAGGCCGCCGGCATCATGGAGAACATCAGCGACGACGTTATCGTCGGACGCTGCCTGGCCATCCTCAAGGGAATATTTGGGAGTAGCGCCGTGCCGCAG CCGAAGGAAACTGTGGTCACCCGCTGGCGCGCCGACCCGTGGGCGAGGGGCTCGTACTCGTACGTGGCGGCAGGCTCCTCGGGGAACGACTACGACCTCATGGCGCAGCCCATCACGCCGGGCCCGGCCATACCGGGAGCCTCTCAG CCCGTGCCTCGTCTCTTCTTCGCCGGCGAACACACCATCAGGAACTACCCCGCCACCGTCCACGGCGCGCTGCTCAGCGGCCTCCGCGAGGCCGGGCGCATCGCCGACCAGTTCCTGGGCGCCATGTACACGCTGCCCCGGCAGGCCACGCCCAcggccgccgccaccaccaacCCGCAGCAGGCCCAGCCCACCGCCAGCGTCTGA
- the kdm1a gene encoding lysine-specific histone demethylase 1A isoform X2, whose protein sequence is MDITRCPEKWVKQDKERPPTSSIMLSSKKSDAGSSSSSSSSSIGAAGGERAPGPDAQTGTSASAAGALDSKKKERSSPSGEPGGAPLPHPSGPGGMDQDSAEVRRTSRRKRAKVEYREMDESLANLSEDEYYSEEERNAKAEKERKQVIPPPAPPVEEENDSEPEEPSGVEGAAFQSRLPHDRMTSQEAACFPDIISGPQQTQKVFLYIRNRTLQLWLDNPKIQLTFEATAQQLEAPYNSDAVLVHRIHSYLERHGLINFGIYKRVKPLPTKKTGKVIVIGGGVSGLAAARQLQSFGMDVTVLEARDRVGGRVATFRKGNYVADLGAMVVTGLGGNPMAVVSKQVNMELAKIKQKCPLYEANGQAVSGERCTSVPKEKDEMVEQEFNRLLEATSYLSHQLDFNFLNNKPVSLGQALEVVIQLQEKHVKDEQIEHWKKIVKTQEDLRDLLNKMVTTKERVKELHQQYKEASEVKPPRDITAEFLVKSKHRDLTALCKEYDELVEMQVKLEEKLQELEANPPSDVYLSSRDRQILDWHFANLEFANATPLSTLSLKHWDQDDDFEFTGSHLTVRNGYSCVPVALAEGLDIKLNTAVRQVRYTASGCEVIAVNTRSTTQTFIYKCDAVLCTLPLGVLKQQPPAVQFVPPLPEWKTSAIQRMGFGNLNKVVLCFDRVFWDPSVNLFGHVGSTTASRGELFLFWNLYKAPILLALMAGEAAGIMENISDDVIVGRCLAILKGIFGSSAVPQPKETVVTRWRADPWARGSYSYVAAGSSGNDYDLMAQPITPGPAIPGASQPVPRLFFAGEHTIRNYPATVHGALLSGLREAGRIADQFLGAMYTLPRQATPTAAATTNPQQAQPTASV, encoded by the exons ATGGATATTACCAGGTGCCCGGAGAAATGGGTAAAACAAGACAAG gAGAGGCCTCCGACTTCCTCCATAATGCTGTCCAGTAAAAAGTCCGATGCgggctcttcctcctcctcctcttcatcgtcTATTGGAGCAGCGGGAGGGGAAAGAGCCCCAGGTCCTGATGCCCAGACCGGCACCTCAGCGTCGGCTGCAGGAGCTCTGGATTCTAAGAAGAAAGAGAGGTCTTCCCCCAGCGGGGAACCTGGCGGTGCCCCCCTGCCTCATCCGTCAGGCCCTGGGGGGATGGACCAGGACTCGGCTGAAGTTCGCAGAACTAGTCGGCGGAAGCGAGCAAAA GTGGAGTACCGCGAGATGGACGAAAGCCTCGCCAATCTATCGGAAGACGAGTACTactctgaggaggagaggaacgcCAAGGCGGAAAAGGAAAGGAAGCAGGTCATTCCTCCTCCGGCTCCACCTGTAGAAGAGGAGAACGACAGTGAACCAGAGGAACCATCTG GTGTGGAAGGAGCCGCTTTCCAGAGCCGGCTTCCTCACGACCGCATGACATCCCAGGAAGCCGCCTGCTTTCCTGACATCATCAGTGGACCCCAGCAGACCCAGAAGGTTTTCCTGTACATCCGAAACCGCACC CTCCAACTGTGGCTGGACAACCCGAAAATCCAGCTCACCTTCGAGGCCACAGCACAGCAGCTTGAAGCTCCATATAACA GTGACGCCGTGTTGGTTCACAGGATACACAGCTACTTGGAGAGACATGGTCTCATTAACTTTGGCATCTACAAGAGGGTCAAGCCTTTACCCA CAAAGAAAACCGGCAAAGTAATAGTGATCGGTGGAGGCGTGTCCGGCCTCGCTGCAGCCAGgcagctgcagagttttggGATGGATGTTACAGTACTGGAAGCCAGG GATCGCGTTGGTGGCAGAGTGGCTACTTTCAGGAAAGGGAACTACGTTGCTGATCTGGGAGCCATGGTTGTTACAGGACTGG GAGGGAATCCGATGGCGGTGGTCAGCAAGCAGGTGAACATGGAGCTGGCGAAGATCAAACAGAAATGTCCGCTCTATGAAGCCAATGGCCAAGCCGTGAGT GGTGAACGGTGCACGAGT gtgcCAAAAGAAAAGGACGAGATGGTGGAGCAGGAGTTCAACCGGCTGCTGGAGGCCACCTCGTACCTCAGCCACCAACTGGACTTCAACTTCCTCAATAACAAGCCCGTGTCTCTGGGTCAGGCCCTGGAGGTGGTCATACA GCTGCAGGAGAAGCACGTAAAAGACGAGCAGATAGAACACTGGAAAAAGATCGTCAAGACTCAGGAAGACCTCCGGGATCTTCTCAACAAG ATGGTGACTACAAAGGAGCGCGTGAAGGAGCTCCACCAGCAGTACAAAGAGGCGAGCGAAGTGAAGCCTCCCAGAGACATCACGGCCGAGTTCCTGGTGAAGAGCAAGCACCGCGACCTCACGGCCCTCtgcaag GAGTACGACGAGCTGGTGGAGATGCaggtgaagctggaggagaagctccaggagctggaggccaaTCCGCCCAG CGATGTTTACCTGTCATCCCGGGATCGGCAGATCCTGGACTGGCACTTCGCCAACTTGGAGTTTGCCAACGCCACgcccctctccaccctctctctaAAGCACTGGGATCAG GATGATGACTTCGAGTTCACCGGCAGCCACCTGACTGTAAGAAATGGTTATTCGTGTGTTCCCGTGGCGCTGGCTGAGGGGCTGGACATCAAACTGAATACGGCGGTGCGGCAGGTCCGATACACGGCGTCTG GCTGTGAGGTGATCGCCGTGAACACTCGCTCCACGACGCAGACCTTCATATACAAGTGCGACGCGGTGCTGTGCACGCTGCCCCTCGGCGTGCTGAAGCAGCAGCCGCCCGCCGTCCAGTTCGTCCCGCCGCTGCCGGAGTGGAAGACGTCGGCCATCCAGAGGATGGGCTTCGGCAACCTCAACAAG gtGGTGCTGTGTTTCGACCGGGTGTTCTGGGATCCCAGCGTCAACCTGTTCGGTCACGTCGGCTCCACCACGGCGAGCCGGGGCgagctcttcctcttctggaACCTCTACAAAG CCCCGATCCTCCTGGCTCTGATGGCCGGCGAGGCCGCCGGCATCATGGAGAACATCAGCGACGACGTTATCGTCGGACGCTGCCTGGCCATCCTCAAGGGAATATTTGGGAGTAGCGCCGTGCCGCAG CCGAAGGAAACTGTGGTCACCCGCTGGCGCGCCGACCCGTGGGCGAGGGGCTCGTACTCGTACGTGGCGGCAGGCTCCTCGGGGAACGACTACGACCTCATGGCGCAGCCCATCACGCCGGGCCCGGCCATACCGGGAGCCTCTCAG CCCGTGCCTCGTCTCTTCTTCGCCGGCGAACACACCATCAGGAACTACCCCGCCACCGTCCACGGCGCGCTGCTCAGCGGCCTCCGCGAGGCCGGGCGCATCGCCGACCAGTTCCTGGGCGCCATGTACACGCTGCCCCGGCAGGCCACGCCCAcggccgccgccaccaccaacCCGCAGCAGGCCCAGCCCACCGCCAGCGTCTGA